In the Malania oleifera isolate guangnan ecotype guangnan chromosome 1, ASM2987363v1, whole genome shotgun sequence genome, one interval contains:
- the LOC131157961 gene encoding putative pentatricopeptide repeat-containing protein At5g06400, mitochondrial, translated as MRYLSKLQTLNSSSGFKLLHFRVFGFQILHVSKLSKLCKHSHLKKTQENHKKKGTETEGIGSLFSEITEILGADNLVIDRTSSGISIAVETHVGEKAVREDYPSGIQGVCGYAEDNVRQEKADPLVLEDVRLENLGGTDVGPVVHRITEIIQDENDAISMDTRLENSGFVFNSEIVEKVLKRCFKVPHLALRFFNSLKLRNGFRHTTATYNTMMYIAGEAREFGLVEELSEEMESNTCEKDIKTWTILISNYGKAKLIGKALLVFERMRKSGYEPDVVAYKLMIRSLCIAGKTEIAMEFYREMVQKDMGLNMNSYKMLLNCLAASGDIAAVHMVAGDMMKVSQIADHDVYNCMLKSFCISGRIKEALELIHDLMSKNITLNHENFETLVKGFCRADRIADALEIVDIMKKKNLLDGKVYGIIISEYLKKNDISKAFDLFHRIMESGHLPTVSTYTELMQHLFRSNEYQKGCKLYEDMVMRGIEPDNVAITALVAGHIHHNHIPEAWKMLRSMEEKGSRMTWKSYSVFIKELCKISMTDEIVKVLNEMRASKIVIGDKIFHWIISYLQKKGDTDNIEKIKKIERTCKVYPQENEPSVSDVSKGQDHNMDSKSYQTEPIRAEFNLVEPPLEAYSKQDLQEICRILSSSADWLSIEEALGRCTVQYTPPLVVEVLRSSTVHGHAALQFFSWLGKQDGYSHTTETYNMAIKIAGRGKDFKHMRYLFFEMRRRGLLAAANTWTIMIMQYGRTGLTEIAMMNFQEMKASGCKPSSSTYKYLIISLCGKKGRKVNEAIKIFKEMVHAGHIPDKELIEIYLECLCETGNLSDARRCTESLRKVGFTISLSYSLYIRALCRAGRLDEALSLLDEVELGSEQSTLNRYIYASIVHGLLQRGQLEEALARVDAMKQVGIHPPVHVYTSLIVYFFREKQVERALEMFNKMREEGHEPTLITYSALIRGYMSMGKATDAWDVFNRIKLEGPFPDFKTYSMFIACLCRIGKSEEALQILSEMLDSGIVPSTINFRTIFYGLNREGKQNLACTVLQKKLALRRNQKFLT; from the coding sequence ATGAGGTACTTATCCAAACTCCAAACACTGAATTCAAGTTCAGGCTTTAAGCTCCTTCATTTTCGTGTCTTTGGGTTTCAAATTCTTCATGTCTCAAAGCTCTCCAAGTTGTGTAAGCATTCTCATTTGAAGAAAACGCAAGAGAACCACAAGAAGAAGGGAACAGAAACAGAGGGCATTGGTTCTCTTTTCAGTGAAATTACTGAGATTTTAGGAGCTGATAACCTCGTCATTGATAGAACTTCATCTGGGATTTCAATAGCGGTAGAAACCCATGTGGGGGAAAAGGCAGTGAGGGAAGATTACCCATCTGGCATACAAGGTGTTTGTGGATATGCCGAGGACAATGTGCGTCAAGAAAAGGCTGATCCTTTGGTTTTAGAAGACGTTCGGTTAGAAAATTTGGGTGGTACTGATGTGGGCCCAGTAGTTCACAGGATCACGGAGATAATTCAGGATGAAAACGATGCCATTTCAATGGATACACGGTTAGAAAACTCAGGTTTTGTGTTTAATTCGGAGATTGTTGAGAAGGTGTTGAAAAGGTGCTTCAAAGTGCCCCATTTGGCTCTAAGGTTCTTCAATTCGCTGAAGCTGAGAAATGGTTTCCGTCACACAACTGCGACTTACAATACAATGATGTACATAGCTGGCGAAGCAAGGGAGTTTGGCCTGGTTGAGGAATTGTCAGAGGAAATGGAGAGTAATACTTGTGAGAAAGATATTAAGACTTGGACCATACTTATATCTAATTATGGGAAGGCAAAGTTAATTGGGAAAGCTCTGTTGGTCTTTGAGAGGATGAGGAAATCTGGTTATGAACCTGATGTGGTTGCTTACAAACTCATGATCCGTTCACTTTGTATTGCTGGAAAAACTGAAATTGCAATGGAGTTCTACAGAGAGATGGTCCAGAAGGATATGGGATTAAATATGAATTCATATAAAATGCTGCTGAATTGCTTGGCAGCATCAGGAGATATTGCAGCTGTCCACATGGTCGCAGGTGACATGATGAAAGTTTCTCAGATTGCAGACCATGATGTGTATAATTGCATGCTGAAGAGTTTTTGCATATCAGGGAGAATTAAGGAGGCTTTAGAATTGATTCATGACTTAATGAGTAAAAACATAACACTTAACCATGAAAATTTCGAAACTTTGGTCAAAGGATTCTGCAGGGCTGATAGGATTGCTGATGCATTGGAAATTGTTGAcattatgaagaaaaaaaatttgcttGATGGGAAGGTTTATGGGATTATCATCAGTGAATATTTGAAGAAAAATGACATTTCTAAGGCATTTGATCTTTTTCATAGAATTATGGAATCTGGTCATTTGCCCACAGTTTCCACATATACTGAGCTGATGCAACACCTCTTCAGGTCTAATGAATATCAAAAGGGCTGCAAGTTGTATGAGGACATGGTGATGAGAGGAATTGAGCCAGATAATGTGGCTATCACAGCTCTTGTTGCAGGTCACATTCACCACAATCATATTCCTGAAGCTTGGAAAATGCTCAGGAGCATGGAGGAGAAAGGCAGCAGGATGACTTGGAAATCTTATTCAGTATTCATTAAGGAGCTTTGTAAAATTTCAATGACAGATGAGATTGTGAAGGTTTTGAATGAAATGCGAGCTTCCAAGATAGTAATTGGAGACAAAATATTTCATTGGATCATATCCTATTTGCAGAAGAAAGGAGATACAGataatatagaaaaaataaagaagattGAAAGAACTTGTAAAGTTTACCCTCAGGAAAATGAGCCATCTGTTAGTGATGTATCCAAAGGACAGGATCACAATATGGACTCAAAATCTTACCAAACAGAGCCAATAAGAGCTGAATTTAACCTAGTGGAACCACCTTTAGAGGCCTATAGTAAACAGGATCTTCAAGAAATTTGTAGAATTTTGTCATCCTCAGCAGACTGGCTTTCAATTGAAGAAGCTTTAGGGAGATGCACTGTTCAGTACACTCCCCCACTAGTTGTGGAGGTCCTTAGGAGTTCCACTGTGCATGGCCATGCTGCTTTGCAGTTTTTCTCTTGGCTAGGAAAGCAAGATGGTTACAGCCACACTACTGAAACTTACAACATGGCTATCAAAATCGCAGGACGTGGGAAGGATTTTAAACACATGAGATACCTCTTCTTTGAAATGAGAAGAAGAGGTCTCTTGGCAGCAGCAAACACATGGACAATTATGATAATGCAATATGGTCGAACAGGTCTGACAGAGATTGCTATGATGAATTTCCAGGAAATGAAAGCAAGTGGCTGTAAACCATCTAGCAGTACATACAAGTATTTGATCATCTCTCTCTGTGGAAAGAAAGGAAGGAAAGTCAATGAGGCCATTAAAATATTCAAGGAGATGGTTCATGCAGGTCATATCCCTGACAAAGAATTGATTGAAATTTATCTTGAATGTTTATGTGAAACTGGTAATTTGTCAGATGCTAGAAGATGCACAGAGTCTCTACGCAAAGTTGGTTTCACAATTTCACTGAGTTATTCGCTGTACATTAGAGCTCTTTGTCGAGCAGGGAGGTTGGATGAAGCTCTATCGTTGTTAGATGAGGTTGAGCTTGGGTCAGAGCAATCTACATTGAATCGGTATATTTATGCTAGCATTGTTCATGGACTCCTACAAAGGGGGCAGCTAGAAGAGGCTTTGGCAAGGGTGGATGCTATGAAGCAGGTAGGGATTCATCCACCTGTCCATGTGTATACATctttgattgtttattttttCAGGGAAAAACAGGTAGAAAGAGCTTTGGAAATGTTCAACAAAATGAGAGAGGAAGGTCATGAACCGACACTTATTACATATTCTGCATTAATTCGTGGATATATGAGCATGGGGAAGGCTACTGATGCTTGGGATGTCTTCAATCGGATAAAGTTGGAAGGACCATTTCCTGATTTTAAGACCTACTCAATGTTCATTGCTTGCCTCTGTAGGATAGGTAAATCTGAAGAAGCTCTTCAGATTTTGTCTGAAATGTTAGATAGTGGGATTGTTCCAAGTACTATTAATTTTCGAACCATCTTTTATGGCCTAAATAGAGAGGGTAAACAAAATTTAGCATGTACTGTATTACAGAAAAAGTTGGCTCTTAGACGTAATCAGAAATTTTTAACCTAA